Part of the Salvelinus namaycush isolate Seneca chromosome 25, SaNama_1.0, whole genome shotgun sequence genome is shown below.
GGACTTCTCTGCCACTCAGGATGAAGATGAGGTGGGTCGGGTCCGAGCAGGCCTACGAGACCTGGACCCTTTCCTGGGGCCCTACCCGTACGAGGTGATGCGGAAATGGGTCTCCCTAACTGACAGGGTGAACCAGGAGCTGGCCACCAGGCTGCAGCCTCTCTCTGGGCGTGTGTGTGCCTTCAGCGACGTGATCCCAGAGCTCCAGCTCACACACACCAAGGATCGCGACGAGCAGAACCTGCCCAGGAACGACACAGAGTGTCAGAGCATGAGGGAGGGCCTGGACAGGCTTCCCAGGATGAAGCCAAGAGAGGGGACTGAGCTGAGGTTCTCCCCTATCCCCACGCAGACCTACCCTCCTGGGGCCACCCCAGCCCAGATCACCCAGTGCAGCCTGGACTTGAGCTATGCCCTGGACAGTCTGCTAGAGAAACATCACCAGCAGCAGCCACTCAACGTGCTGGGTGAGTGAGAAGGGAGACCTATGTGGTATATTTGACCAGTTTATATGAATGTATGGAGCAGTTGAATTGGAACTTGGACTAGAATTGTATAGACAGCGGAACATCAAATGAGATTGGGGCTTTGACATTTGAATTGACATGATTAGAGCCCTGCTGCAGGTCATATTTCTGCCTCAGCTGCCAATCCTTAACCACTATAAGCCACATTTTATGGGAAACTGACAAGGACAGTCTGCTTTATATAGAGGTGTACAATAAACTGGATACGTCTCTATTGTTTTGAGTTCATTACCAGTTGATAATAAACTGTCTGACTGATTGCACatcttatctttctctctctccctctgcttctctccctgcctcccccttccagGTGAGCTGCAGTTTGCTTTTGTGTGTTTCCTCATTGGGAATGTGTACGAGGGCTTTGAGCACTGGAAGCGCCTTCTAGCCCTGCTGTGTCGTAGTGAGGAGGCCATGCGTCAACGCCGGGATCTGTACCTGGGCCTCATCGCTGTGCTCTACCACCAGCTGGGAGAGATACCTCCAGACTTCTTTGTCGACATCGTGTCCCAGGACAACTTCCTCACCTCCACGCTACAGGTGAGCTGGCATGAATGAATCATCAATCATTACTGATGTCTGTGTTAAGAGTATCTTCCCCGGGGGTCATTCCATGTCATTTTAGCAAGACACACCCACCTTTTCTGATTGTTTTGAATTACTttctgtctgtaagctgttagtgtcttaatgaccgttccacaggtgcatgttcattaattgtttatggttcattgaacaagcatgggaaacagtgtttaaaccatttacaatgaagatctgtgaagttatttggatttttacaaattatctttgaaagacagggtcctgaaaaaggaacaattcttttttttctgagtttattaTAAAGATGCATTTGAAATATTGCTTCATCATTTGTAATGTATTTCCTGTGAATTTGGTCATTTTCTACCCAAAGTTACAAAGAAAATGATGTGATCCATTTAACCCCGAGAGTCGATGTCCACGCCCCGTGGAAATCCAATAAGTGTAATAAAAACATCACCATGAAATCTGTCactttaagctagagatatatattttttgtattggatgcatctcaatccactgcatttCCCACTTCCGCATCTacggtgacagagctagagttgtgtttgtcagaccataagACATTCTataaatcggtcttctcacaaaattgtcAGTAGTgtccaaacggtttggcctacaaactatgacccctgtggaaagatgagactcatgAACACTAGGGTcttctctgttttgctctgtgACTCCCACAAgcgtatcacaattccagcgggtcagaagtttacatacactatgttgactgtgcctttaaacagcttggaaaattccagaagatgatatcatggctttagaagcttctgatagggtaattgacactatttgagtcaattggaggtttacctgtggatgtatttcaaggcctaccttcaaactcattgtctctttgcttgacatcatgggaaaatcaaaagaaatcagccaagatctcagcaaAAAATATGTAGACgtccacaagtctgcttcatccttgggagcaattttcaaatgcctgaaggtaccacgttcatctgtacaaacaatagtaagcaagtataaacaccatgggaccacgcagccgtcattaaTCTCATTaatctcctagaaatgaacgtactttggtgcgaaaatcccagaacaacagcaaaggaccgtgtgaatgctggaggaaaccggtacaaagtatgtatatccacagtaaaacgagtccaatattgacataacctgaaaagccgctcagcaaggaagaagccactgctctaaaacctccataaaaaagcagactacggtttgcaactgcacatggggaaagagattgtactttttggagaaatgtcccctggtctgacaaaatagaactgcttggccataatgaccatcgttatgtttggaggaaaaagggggatgcttgcaagccgaagaacaccatcccaaccgtgaagcatgggggtggcagcatcatgttgtggtggtgctttgctgcaggagggactggtgtacttcacaaaatagatggcatcatgaggaaggaaaattatgtggatatattgaagcaacatctcaagacatcagtcaggaagttaaagcttggtcgcaaatgggtcttccaaatggacaatgaccccaagcatacttctaaagttgtggcaaaggtattggagtggccatcacaaagccctgacctcaatcccatagaacatttgtgggcagaactgaaaaaacctgtgcgagcaaggaggcctataaacctgactcagttaaaccagctctgtcaggaggaatgggacaaaattcacccaacttattgtgggaagcttgtggaaggctacctgaaacgtttgacccaagttaaacaatttaaaagcaatgctaccaaatagtaatttagtgtatgtaaacttctgacccactgggaatgtgatgaaagaaataaaagctgaaataaataattctctctactattattctgacatttcacattcttaaaataaagtggtgatcctaactgacctaagacagggaattcttattaggattatatgtcaggaattgtgaaaaactgagtttaaatgtatttggctaaggtgtatgtaaacttctgacttcaactgtacatgtctaTGACATCCACAGGCCTCAAGACTCGCCTGAATGTCCCAGttgaaaaatgaatggaagtatatatatatatatatatggagactgtttagtgccgaaaaataaagggttaaatacatgttagGACAGACAATtgagaacaaacttcctttagatttttattACGTAGGGGGACtatctgttccatgtagtgaatctgttattcaatgtgtttatttGGGGCTAATATCAGGAAGGCCAAAACCTTTTTcatcaacaaaaaaaacagattaaatatttacgaaagtttggacacctactcattccagggtttttctttattttcacttttttctacattgtagaataataatgaagacatcaaaactatgaaataacacatggaatcatgtagtaaccaaaaaagtgttaaatcaaaatatatttgagattcttcaaagtggccaccctttgccttgatgacagctttgcacactcttggcattctctcaaccagcttcaggaggtagtcacctggaatgcatttcaattaacaggtgtcttttgttaaaagtgaa
Proteins encoded:
- the LOC120019965 gene encoding protein AAR2 homolog isoform X1; amino-acid sequence: MKYNRPDMYAMATVDMDPEVARGLFEEGATVVLLGVPEGTELGIDYKSWQVGPRFRGVKMIPPGLHFLHYCSSNAPDRGGETGPRTGLFLTLKPREILLAHWDPKEEDLDFSATQDEDEVGRVRAGLRDLDPFLGPYPYEVMRKWVSLTDRVNQELATRLQPLSGRVCAFSDVIPELQLTHTKDRDEQNLPRNDTECQSMREGLDRLPRMKPREGTELRFSPIPTQTYPPGATPAQITQCSLDLSYALDSLLEKHHQQQPLNVLGELQFAFVCFLIGNVYEGFEHWKRLLALLCRSEEAMRQRRDLYLGLIAVLYHQLGEIPPDFFVDIVSQDNFLTSTLQDFFQFASGPGVDGTLRKRAEKFKAHLTKKFRWDFEVDPDDCEPVVVELPDGVTLD
- the LOC120019965 gene encoding protein AAR2 homolog isoform X2, which encodes MATVDMDPEVARGLFEEGATVVLLGVPEGTELGIDYKSWQVGPRFRGVKMIPPGLHFLHYCSSNAPDRGGETGPRTGLFLTLKPREILLAHWDPKEEDLDFSATQDEDEVGRVRAGLRDLDPFLGPYPYEVMRKWVSLTDRVNQELATRLQPLSGRVCAFSDVIPELQLTHTKDRDEQNLPRNDTECQSMREGLDRLPRMKPREGTELRFSPIPTQTYPPGATPAQITQCSLDLSYALDSLLEKHHQQQPLNVLGELQFAFVCFLIGNVYEGFEHWKRLLALLCRSEEAMRQRRDLYLGLIAVLYHQLGEIPPDFFVDIVSQDNFLTSTLQDFFQFASGPGVDGTLRKRAEKFKAHLTKKFRWDFEVDPDDCEPVVVELPDGVTLD